A part of Solibacillus sp. FSL H8-0538 genomic DNA contains:
- a CDS encoding catalase: MDKPSSNKNSKDLHLEQFRVNNEGEKLTTNQGLRVSNDENSLKAGVRGPTIMEDFHFREKMTHFDHERIPERVVHARGYAAHGEFELYESMKEFTKAGFLQKPRTKTPVFVRFSTVVGSVGSVDTARDVRGFATKFYTEEGNYDLVGNNIPIFFIQDAVKFPDLIHAVKPEPHNEIPQAASAHDTFWDFVANNQETAHMVMWQMSDRSIPKNFRMMEGFGVHTFRFVNENGKAKFVKFHWKPVLGIHSLVWDEAQKIAGKDSDFHRRDLWESIERGNYPVYEFGVQMIDEADEFKFDFDILDATKLWPEEIVPVKIIGKMTLNRNVSNVFAETEQVAFHPGNVVPGIDFTNDPLLQGRLFSYIDTQLIRLGGPNFTEIPINRPVCPIHNNQRNGYSRQRIDVGQVSYHKNSLAGNTPSPSTAKEGGYVHYEEKVEGRKTQVRSESFGDHFSQARLFWNSMSPPEKQHIVDSFSFEVGKVKNRDVRQQVVDMFVHVDKAMATMIADNVGVNRPTGEQSGVTATSPALSQANTKYFPQTLNVGVLIGDGFNADEVDKVLKTFTRYGVRYTIIGEKLDEVKSSKGPPLTVNAAIFTTDPVLYDSIYVVAGTAGNQAKFNQQMTNFINEAFQHYKPIGIATTGMSIFKASNAKEGPGIVFATGNPEFGKTFVDAIAQQRFWDRAIY; encoded by the coding sequence GTGGATAAACCATCTTCGAATAAAAACAGTAAGGACCTACATCTAGAACAGTTTCGGGTAAATAATGAAGGGGAAAAGCTGACGACGAACCAGGGGCTTAGAGTATCCAATGACGAGAACTCTTTAAAAGCAGGTGTTCGAGGTCCGACCATTATGGAGGATTTTCACTTTAGAGAGAAAATGACGCATTTCGATCATGAGCGGATTCCAGAACGGGTTGTGCATGCAAGAGGATATGCTGCGCACGGTGAATTTGAATTATATGAATCAATGAAAGAATTCACGAAAGCGGGATTTCTACAAAAACCCAGAACAAAAACGCCCGTATTCGTAAGATTTTCGACTGTTGTCGGTAGCGTAGGCTCTGTTGATACGGCAAGAGATGTTCGAGGATTCGCCACAAAATTTTACACGGAAGAAGGAAATTACGATTTAGTCGGTAATAATATACCAATTTTTTTCATCCAGGATGCGGTGAAGTTTCCGGATCTCATCCATGCGGTAAAGCCAGAGCCGCATAATGAAATACCACAAGCTGCCTCTGCCCATGATACTTTTTGGGATTTTGTCGCGAATAATCAAGAGACAGCTCATATGGTCATGTGGCAAATGTCTGACCGATCCATCCCCAAAAACTTTAGGATGATGGAAGGATTCGGTGTTCACACATTCCGTTTCGTCAATGAAAACGGCAAAGCTAAATTTGTAAAGTTTCACTGGAAGCCTGTGCTCGGTATCCATTCGCTTGTATGGGATGAAGCGCAAAAAATCGCCGGGAAGGATTCAGATTTCCATCGACGTGATTTATGGGAGTCCATTGAACGTGGAAATTATCCAGTATATGAATTTGGTGTGCAGATGATCGATGAGGCGGATGAGTTTAAGTTTGATTTTGATATTCTCGATGCGACGAAACTTTGGCCGGAAGAAATCGTTCCTGTAAAAATCATTGGAAAAATGACGCTAAATCGTAATGTTAGCAACGTCTTTGCGGAAACTGAGCAAGTCGCCTTCCACCCAGGTAATGTCGTTCCAGGAATTGATTTTACGAATGATCCACTTTTACAAGGTAGATTGTTTTCTTATATTGATACACAGCTCATTCGTCTTGGCGGACCGAATTTCACTGAAATTCCGATTAACCGCCCTGTTTGTCCAATCCATAATAATCAACGTAATGGCTATAGCAGGCAACGAATTGACGTCGGCCAGGTCAGCTACCACAAAAATTCATTAGCCGGTAATACACCTTCACCAAGCACCGCAAAAGAAGGTGGTTATGTTCATTATGAGGAAAAAGTAGAAGGCCGTAAAACGCAAGTAAGAAGTGAATCTTTTGGTGATCATTTCTCACAAGCGCGACTATTTTGGAACAGTATGTCGCCTCCAGAAAAGCAACATATTGTAGATTCATTTTCTTTTGAAGTGGGGAAAGTGAAAAATCGTGATGTACGTCAACAAGTTGTGGATATGTTTGTCCATGTAGATAAAGCGATGGCGACGATGATCGCGGATAATGTAGGTGTGAATAGGCCGACTGGTGAACAATCTGGCGTTACAGCAACTTCCCCTGCACTTAGCCAAGCGAACACCAAGTATTTTCCTCAAACTTTAAATGTGGGTGTGCTCATTGGTGATGGCTTTAATGCAGATGAAGTAGATAAAGTCCTCAAAACATTCACAAGATACGGCGTCAGGTATACGATTATCGGCGAAAAACTAGATGAGGTTAAAAGTTCGAAAGGTCCCCCCCTAACAGTGAATGCAGCCATTTTTACAACCGATCCAGTATTATACGACTCAATATATGTTGTTGCTGGAACTGCAGGCAATCAAGCCAAATTTAATCAACAGATGACGAATTTTATTAATGAAGCGTTCCAACATTACAAACCAATTGGCATAGCGACGACAGGAATGAGTATTTTCAAAGCATCGAATGCGAAGGAAGGGCCAGGAATCGTGTTTGCTACGGGTAATCCTGAATTCGGTAAAACGTTTGTAGACGCAATTGCACAGCAGCGATTTTGGGATCGAGCTATTTATTAA
- a CDS encoding CoxG family protein, whose amino-acid sequence MAQASHSVQIPVSSDKVWDFVSNIEKWATLVPAYKEHKDIDESTSIWTFEGSFKGISKTVEMEIKIVEFNEPSNIKFDIKGISDNFSGGGEFKAEETVGSTAMTGTIEVNAGGLSGAVLTPVIKMVLPKVTTRLTEKMARTIQA is encoded by the coding sequence ATGGCACAAGCATCGCACTCAGTACAAATCCCAGTAAGTTCAGATAAAGTATGGGACTTCGTTAGCAATATTGAAAAATGGGCAACATTAGTTCCAGCATATAAAGAACATAAAGATATTGACGAAAGCACATCTATTTGGACTTTCGAAGGCAGCTTCAAAGGCATATCGAAAACGGTAGAAATGGAAATTAAAATTGTTGAATTTAATGAACCATCAAATATTAAATTTGACATTAAAGGGATTTCTGATAATTTCTCAGGTGGCGGAGAATTTAAAGCAGAAGAAACGGTTGGTAGCACAGCAATGACCGGCACAATTGAAGTGAATGCAGGCGGTTTATCTGGCGCTGTTTTAACACCGGTTATCAAAATGGTCTTACCGAAAGTTACGACGCGCCTAACAGAAAAAATGGCACGTACAATACAAGCATAA
- a CDS encoding sigma-70 family RNA polymerase sigma factor gives MSEQLQQAMNEYGEYCMRVAYLYVKDWTAAEEIVQDVFLAYYQGRDKFEGRSSLKTYLVKITVHKSHDYLRSWRRKFQHIIHGKTESASIEHGAILRDEQNELTAALLQLPIKYREVLILHYYDNYKIREIAEILTCSENTVKTRLVRGRDKMRELLTNSEWEVLLHD, from the coding sequence GTGAGCGAGCAATTACAGCAGGCGATGAATGAATACGGCGAATACTGTATGCGTGTAGCTTATTTATATGTGAAAGATTGGACCGCGGCAGAAGAAATTGTCCAGGATGTTTTTTTAGCATACTATCAAGGACGCGATAAATTCGAAGGTAGGTCCTCTTTGAAAACATATTTAGTAAAAATTACGGTACATAAAAGTCACGATTATTTACGGAGCTGGCGGCGTAAATTTCAACATATTATTCACGGGAAAACGGAATCCGCCTCAATTGAACACGGCGCCATCCTTCGTGATGAACAAAATGAATTAACGGCTGCACTGTTGCAACTACCGATTAAATACCGCGAAGTGTTAATTTTACATTATTATGATAACTACAAAATACGAGAAATCGCGGAAATTTTAACTTGTAGTGAAAATACAGTGAAAACAAGGCTCGTTCGTGGCCGCGATAAGATGAGGGAATTGCTCACAAATTCTGAGTGGGAGGTGTTGTTGCATGACTAA